In Aspergillus flavus chromosome 3, complete sequence, one genomic interval encodes:
- a CDS encoding putative flavonoid 3-hydroxylase → MMYTLSTLVLLGGILGLYVLLNSKAPRAPLPPGPKGLPIIGSVGSDLPRGGKDWEHWLKHKVLYGPISSITTAGHTHIILNDANVATELLEKRSARYSSRPRLVMANELSGSDIFVTTQNEHAIVRALRKRILSQLRSEEALLSFYPQVDTLIRRFLLRTLQKPEELIGNIKTGIGGVILKVVYGYTVEFHDRDPLVDLVGETAVAFGRINQPTGYLVDSIPALKYLPSWFPGAGFKKEAREYRRGFDTLLNWPFTFARRQMEEGNYEPSFVSRLIEQRGSLLSLEEEVKIKHAAAAVYQAGYDTTASTITSFFLAMALFPAAQHKAQEEIDRVVGARLPTPEDRGKLPYVNALINEVLRWNPVAQIGIMHAATEDDIYEGYLIPKGAPIVPNIWAIAHDPDVYSDPMSFKPERFLASDGHTPERDPHTLVFGFGRRICPGRPLADFNNFLTIARSLAVFQVQKATKDGKEIDPIVDYQGGIIGHLSPFEVSIRPRSAEHEALIRSIEVEDSISRGDTATESVRV, encoded by the exons ATGATGTACACTTTAAGCACCTTGGTGCTTCTAGGGGGGATTCTGGGGCTCTATGTCCTCTTGAACTCAAAGGCACCACGAGCCCCTCTCCCTCCGGGTCCCAAAGGTCTACCCATTATCGGCAGTGTTGGTAGCGATCTTCCGCGTGGTGGGAAAGACTGGGAGCACTGGCTGAAGCATAAGGTATTGTATG GGCCCATTAGTTCGATCACGACAGCGGGGCATACTCACATTATTCTTAACGACGCCAATGTGGCAACGGAACTGCTGGAAAAGCGATCGGCGCGATACTCATCTCGACCGAGATTGGTGATGGCCAATGAGCT ATCTGGGTCAGACATCTTTGTCACCACGCAAAATGAACACGCTATTGTCCGTGCTCTACGAAAACGTATACTTTCACAGCTGCGCTCGGAAGAGGCGTTATTATCGTTTTACCCGCAGGTTGATACGTTGATCCGACGCTTTCTGCTGCGGACGTTGCAGAAACCAGAGGAGCTGATCGGTAATATCAAAAC AGGAATCGGGGGAGTCATACTGAAGGTCGTCTATGGTTATACTGTCGAGTTTCATGATCGAGATCCGCTCGTTGATCTCGTTGGAGAGACAGCCGTTGCATTCGGCAGGATAAATCAGCCAACAGGTTATCTGGTAGACAGTATTCCTGCCC TGAAATACCTGCCGAGTTGGTTCCCGGGGGCTGGGTTCAAGAAAGAAGCCCGGGAGTATCGACGCGGATTCGACACATTGCTCAATTGGCCGTTCACCTTTGCTCGGCGTCAGATGGAGGAGGGCAACTATGAACCTTCCTTCGTGTCCAGGCTGATTGAGCAGAGAGGCTCGCTACTTAgcctggaggaggaggtgaaaATCAAACACGCGGCAGCTGCAGTCTACCAAGCGGGGTATGATACG ACGGCATCTACCATCACATCCTTCTTTCTGGCAATGGCGCTGTTCCCTGCCGCACAGCACAAGGCCCAGGAGGAAATCGACCGAGTCGTAGGAGCGAGGTTACCTACACCTGAAGATCGGGGTAAATTACCCTACGTTAATGCGCTTATCAACGAGGTTCTACGCTGGAACCCGGTGGCTCAAATAGGTATCATGCACGCAGCCACGGAAGATGACATCTACGAGGGCTACCTGATCCCCAAAGGGGCCCCGATAGTCCCCAACATTTG GGCAATCGCGCACGATCCCGACGTCTACTCTGATCCCATGTCGTTCAAGCCCGAGCGCTTCTTGGCATCGGATGGACACACACCAGAACGTGATCCGCACACGCTGGTGTTTGGATTTGGCCGCCGGATATGTCCCGGTCGTCCACTGGCGGACTTCAATAACTTTCTCACGATCGCACGATCACTTGCGGTCTTCCAGGTTCAAAAGGCTACGAAAGATGGCAAGGAGATTGACCCTATCGTAGACTATCAGGGGGGGATCATCGGTCACCTATCGCCCTTCGAGGTTAGCATCCGGCCGCGAAGCGCGGAACACGAAGCCCTCATCCGTTCTATTGAGGTTGAAGATTCCATTTCACGAGGTGACACTGCCACCGAGTCAGTCAGGGTATAG
- a CDS encoding c-24(28) sterol reductase, whose amino-acid sequence MSASSSVNNDQSVDMPRNRRVNGSANSSEKPVSKSLSPTETHMEFGGPAGVTALMLGFPLLMYYMYIGATLYDGHLPTPQNGETISDFLYHLFDLAYTHAFPHRRAWIIYWTFLILQGIGYIYLPGVYGKGKCLPHLNGKQLDYYCSAVSAWYITIAGSLALHFTGVFRLDTLINEFGSIMSVAICSGFLVSIIAYVSALARGAQHRMTGSHIYDFFMGAELNPRLFKWLDMKMFFEVRIPWYILFLLSLATALKQWEELGYVSGEVCFVLMAHFLYANACAKGEELIITSWDMYYEKWGFMLIFWNLAGVPMSYCHCTLYLASHDPSTYRWNRVALAALFAMYLFAYWVWDTCNSQKNMFRAQERGFWVDRKTFPQLPWKYIENPDKIPTVTGDSILCSGWYGMARKVHYTCDWFFAFSWGLITGFNSPFPWFYSVFFTTMIIHRVIRDIQRCRERYGEAWAEYERRVPYLFIPVSSHAWRPT is encoded by the exons ATGTCGGCATCTAGTTCGGTCAATAATGA CCAGTCAGTAGATATGCCCCGGAACCGTCGTGTAAATGGGTCAGCCAATAGCTCTGAGAAGCCAGTATCGAAGTCTTTGTCTCCGACAGAGACTCATATGGAGTTCGGTGGTCCGGCCGGAGTGACAGCGTTGATGTTGGGATTTCCTTTACTTATGTACTACATGTACATTGGTGCGACGTTATACGATGGCCATCTTCCAACACCGCAGAATGGGGAGACCATCAGTGATTTCCTGTATCATCTTTTCGACCTTGCGTACACCCACGCGTTCCCTCATCGCCGAGCATGGATCATCTACTGGACCTTCCTGATCCTACAAGGGATCGGATACATTTATCTGCCCGGAGTATACGGTAAAGGAAAATGTTTGCCTCATCTGAACGGGAAGCAGCTCGATTACTATTGTTCGGCGGTATCAGCCTGGTATATAACTATTGCTGGCTCGTTGGCCTTGCACTTTACCGGGGTTTTTCGTCTGGATACGTTGATCAACGAATTCGGCTCGATTATGTCGGTGGCTATCTGTTCCGGGTTCCTGGTCTCCATAATCGCCTATGTGTCGGCATTGGCCAGAGGGGCGCAACATCGCATGACCGGCTCACATATCTATGACTTCTTCATGGGTGCCGAACTGAACCCTCGGCTGTTCAAATGGCTTGACATGAAGATGTTTTTCGAAGTCCGAATCCCCTGGTACATCCTGTTCCTCCTGTCACTGGCAACAGCGTTGAAGCAATGGGAAGAATTGGGCTATGTTTCAGGCGAGGTGTGTTTCGTGTTGATGGCACACTTCCTGTACGCCAACGCGTGCGCCAAGGGCGAAGAATTGATTATCACCAGTTG GGATATGTATTACGAGAAATGGGGCTTTATGCTAATTTTCTGGAACCTCGCCGGGGTGCCAATGAGCTACTGTCACTGCACCCTGTACCTCGCGTCGCACGACCCATCAACCTATCGTTGGAATAGAGTTGCGCTGGCTGCACTGTTCGCGATGTATCTCTTTGCTTACTGGGTGTGGGACACATGCAACAGCCAGAAGAACATGTTCAGAGCCCAGGAACGCGGGTTCTGGGTTGACCGGAAGACATTCCCTCAACTTCCCTGGAAGTATATCGAAAACCCCGATAAGATTCCTACCGTAACGGGTGACTCCATTTTGTGCAGCGGATGGT ATGGTATGGCACGCAAAGTGCACTATACTTGCGATTGGTTTTTCGCCTTTTCCTGGGGGCTGATTACAGGATTCAACTCGCCATTCCCATGGTTCTACTCGGTGTTTTTCACGACAATGATTATCCACCGCGTCATTCGGGATATCCAGCGATGCCGGGAGAGATACGGCGAGGCGTGGGCGGAATACGAACGCCGCGTCCCATACCTGTTCATTCCGGTAAGTTCTCACGCATGGCGCCCAACCTGA
- a CDS encoding C6 transcription factor translates to MSTVARNSFRARACDNCRARKIKCDKATPCSSCGALGIPCRVAGISTTSSSSTSVPERRNESSHYEQRLEALQEQLAVINQTLAQITQSAAPGTTGLVSVPESSTHATLPFEGQSSFHHETLLAKDAALSAIATSHNSGLNDHVSAVLSSLKNSLAEEHLSNNGQPTETNLPSSSPDSKSLLPVDLVVAVVRAVKAKPPFFLVSHSWRDLLQVESLCQSIYFPINPVPAGSLTLLYGLLYYIIRDYLHEGHPDLARYDLASSARICERRFYLGLNSYELMADPTIEKIQALLIGIIKAQEEFDIQRCWTYLSLAFNMCQTVGLHRSSTTKGDPSTLAETKRHVFWLLYTIDKNISLNLGFTSHFQDHDIDTDLFTPSDHHQYRSWDLMTLVTAEFATIQGRVYDELYSISASRASDEKRLNAIEKLSVDLIAVRDKLLAIDVSAGLYADSLHGMAACADFITYSVLTVIYRAETRPRNAMAISSRCYEAATLALHSHLKCFTYFRGRQTHKQIEYVHWILLYPSFAPFVIVFTHAITTASNADLSLLQETVKSLDLIKGLSRGSRHLYTICEAFARAAQVLVESQQTLMGLEQHQDGSLVIPSTIDGPANISLPNVPWPEDTFDSTMSQEDISMFLNDFIGANRSVMDILNSNYMSDTLGEQPRT, encoded by the exons ATGAGTACTGTCGCTAGGAATTCATTTCGCGCCCGTGCG TGTGACAACTGCCGAGCCCGAAAG ATCAAGTGTGACAAAGCCACTCCATGCTCCAGCTGTGGTGCTTTGGGGATACCTTGCAGGGTAGCCGGCATCTCTACTACCAGCAGTAGCAGTACAAGCGTCCCAGAGCGGCGGAATGAGTCGAGCCATTA TGAGCAAAGGCTTGAGGCTCTCCAAGAACAACTCGCCGTTATCAATCAAACACTTGCGCAAATCACACAGTCTGCCGCTCCTGGTACTACTGGTTTGGTTTCCGTTCCCGAATCATCTACTCATGCCACACTGCCGTTCGAAGGGCAGTCGTCCTTCCACCATGAGACACTGCTTGCTAAGGATGCGGCACTGTCCGCTATCGCTACTTCCCACAATAGTGGGCTGAATGACCATGTGTCCGCCGTCCTGTCGTCTTTGAAGAACAGCCTTGCGGAAGAACATCTGTCTAACAATGGCCAACCGACAGAGACGAATttaccatcatcatcgccagaCTCAAAGTCATTGCTTCCGGTAGATCTAGTTGTCGCGGTGGTCAGGGCTGTAAAAG CAAAACCTCCGTTTTTTCTCGTCAGCCATTCTTGGAGAGACTTACTCCAAGTCGAATCTCTTTGCCAATCTATCTACTTCCCAATTAATCCGGTCCCTGCGGGCTCTTTGACTCTTTTGTATGGCCTTTTGTATTATATCATTCGCGATTATCTCCATGAAGGACATCCGGACCTCGCGCGATATGACCTGGCATCTAGTGCAAGGATTTGCGAACGTCGCTTCTATTTAGGGCTAAACAGCTATGAGCTCATGGCGGACCCGACAATTGAAAAGATACAAGCACTTTTAATTGGG ATAATCAAAGCCCAGGAAGAATTCGATATCCAACGCTGTTGGACATATCTATCTCTTGCGTTCAATATGTGCCAGACTGTTGGTTTACATCGGAGTTCCACCACCAAAGGGGACCCGTCCACCCTCGCCGAGACGAAGCGGCATGTCTTTTGGCTGCTTTACACCATCGATAAGAATATATCCCTGAACCTGGGGTTCACTTCACACTTCCAAGATCATGATATAGACACAGACCTCTTTACCCCTTCAGATCATCACCAGTATCGCTCATGGGACCTAATGACCCTCGTCACAGCTGAGTTCGCGACGATCCAAGGAAGGGTCTATGATGAACTATACTCTATTTCCGCCTCCAGAGCCAGTGACGAGAAGAGGTTAAACGCCATTGAGAAGCTTTCTGTGGACCTGATTGCTGTTCGAGACAAATTGCTCGCG ATTGATGTCAGTGCGGGCCTCTATGCGGACTCGCTCCATGGCATGGCTGCATGTGCTGACTTCATCACCTACTCGGTGCTGACGGTTATCTATCGAGCCGAAACACGGCCACGCAATGCCATGGCGATCTCCTCCCGATGCTATGAAGCTGCCACACTAGCTTTGCATAGCCACCTAAAATGCTTCACCTATTTCCGGGGTCGTCAAACCCATAAGCAAATCGAATACGTTCATTG GATTCTACTCTATCCATCCTTTGCGCCATTTGTGATTGTCTTCACACATGCGATTACCACTGCCAGCAACGCTGACCTCAGTCTCCTCCAGGAGACGGTCAAGTCTCTCGACCTAATTAAGGGGCTATCTCGAGGGTCAAGGCATCTTTATACTATTTGTGAAGCTTTTGCCAGAGCGGCACAAGTCCTCGTGGAATCTCAGCAGACTCTGATGGGTCTGGAACAACACCAGGATGGCTCACTTGTCATTCCTAGTACGATAGATGGCCCGGCCAACATTTCTCTACCAAATGTGCCGTGGCCGGAAGACACATTCGACTCTACAATGAGCCAGGAAGACATATCAATGTTTCTGAACGACTTCATCGGAGCAAACAGATCGGTGATGGATATATTGAATTCTAATTACATGAGCGACACTCTAGGCGAACAACCTCGCACTTAA
- a CDS encoding alpha-glucuronidase, giving the protein MRWSFLTVLLWLVSLTGAENGFNGWLRYAPVQCDKRCQRALPSSIVTLNSTDSGPIGTASQELQAGLENIVGKQLSIKRSSCGSRSSILVATLEQYRQACNRSSEVPSLGIDGFWLRAYGDTVQIVGENERGALYGAFEYLSLLAQGNFSHVDYTTSAHAPVRWVNQWDNMDGSIERGYAGPSIFFEDGHIVEDLSRVKQYARLLASIRINGVIVNNVNANATLLTSQNMDGLARIANVFRPYGIQIGISLNFASPDTLGGLGTYDPLDPSVISWWANITDSLYDRVPDMAGYLVKASSEGQPGPDTYNRTLAEGANVFAKALQPHGGILMFRTFVYDHHINESIWTNDRANAQVDFFKELDGQFEDNVILQIKYGPIDFQVREPVSPLFANLYKTNMAIELQVTQEYLGQQDHLVYLSPLWKELLDFDLRVDHQPSLVRDIVSGQRFDRQLGGWAAVVNVGTNTTWLGSHLAMSNLYAYGRLAWSPTDDSQGILQDWIRLTFGRDQNVLDTITDMSMASWPAYENYTGNLGIQTLTDILYTHYGPNPASQDNNGWGQWTRADHDTIGMDRTVKNGTGNAGQYPAEIAQVYEDLDSTPDDLLLWFHHVPYTHRLHSGKTVIQHFYDAHYDGAETAHRFLSQWESLKGRIDQQRYNEVLSRLVYQAGHSLVWRDAINNFYWNMSGISDEKNRVGHHPWRVEAESMTLDGYEPYTVSPFETASNYKAVVTTSNSTTGTAQTKLQFPSGTYDLGVNYYDMYGGKSEWTVYVNDRVVGQWEGNSENTLGHTPSIYIDGHSATRITFRGVEIENGDQLKIVGVPDGVEPAPLDYVVLLPPDVVD; this is encoded by the coding sequence ATGCGCTGGTCATTTCTGACCGTATTACTGTGGCTCGTATCTCTTACGGGTGCAGAGAACGGTTTCAATGGATGGCTACGATATGCCCCTGTGCAGTGCGACAAACGCTGCCAGCGGGCGTTACCGTCGAGCATTGTTACGTTGAATAGCACCGACTCAGGCCCTATAGGTACTGCTAGTCAGGAACTGCAAGCTGGACTGGAGAACATCGTTGGCAAGCAACTGTCTATCAAGCGTTCCAGCTGTGGTTCGCGCTCATCGATTCTGGTCGCTACCCTCGAGCAATACCGCCAAGCCTGCAATAGAAGCTCCGAAGTCCCTTCTCTTGGCATTGACGGCTTCTGGTTGCGTGCTTATGGTGATACCGTGCAGATTGTaggagaaaatgaaaggGGTGCACTGTACGGAGCTTTTGAGTATCTCTCGCTCCTTGCGCAGGGCAACTTCTCTCACGTCGATTATACCACCAGTGCGCATGCACCAGTTCGATGGGTGAATCAGTGGGATAATATGGATGGGAGCATCGAGCGTGGATATGCTGGGCCGTCCATATTCTTCGAAGATGGCCACATTGTTGAGGATCTATCCCGTGTCAAACAGTACGCTCGCCTTCTAGCGTCGATCCGAATCAATGGTGTTATCGTCAACAATGTCAATGCCAATGCAACCCTCTTGACTTCCCAGAACATGGATGGCTTGGCGCGCATTGCAAATGTTTTTCGGCCGTATGGCATCCAGATCGGCATCTCTCTCAACTTTGCTTCGCCAGATACCTTGGGTGGCCTAGGCACTTACGACCCACTTGATCCGTCCGTCATCTCCTGGTGGGCAAACATTACTGATAGCTTGTATGACCGCGTGCCAGATATGGCAGGGTATCTGGTAAAAGCCAGCTCTGAAGGACAGCCTGGTCCTGACACATACAATCGCACTCTAGCCGAGGGAGCCAACGTCTTTGCCAAAGCCCTACAACCGCATGGCGGGATCCTTATGTTTCGCACGTTTGTCTACGACCACCATATTAACGAATCTATCTGGACAAATGACAGAGCCAACGCACAAGTGGACTTTTTCAAGGAACTAGATGGCCAGTTTGAGGATAACGTGATCCTGCAGATAAAATATGGGCCCATTGATTTCCAAGTCCGTGAGCCGGTATCTCCTCTGTTTGCCAACCTCTACAAAACCAACATGGCTATCGAATTGCAGGTCACTCAAGAATATTTAGGCCAACAGGATCACTTAGTCTATCTATCCCCACTGTGGAAAGAGCTTTTAGATTTTGACCTCCGCGTCGACCACCAACCGTCACTTGTTCGCGACATAGTCTCGGGGCAACGGTTCGATCGCCAACTAGGCGGATGGGCAGCGGTGGTTAATGTTGGAACGAACACAACATGGCTAGGCAGCCATCTAGCAATGTCTAACTTGTATGCTTATGGCCGCCTGGCGTGGAGTCCCACGGACGATTCGCAAGGCATCCTGCAAGACTGGATTCGCCTTACCTTTGGACGTGATCAAAATGTGTTGGATACCATCACTGACATGTCTATGGCATCGTGGCCTGCGTACGAAAACTACACGGGGAACCTGGGCATCCAAACATTGACCGATATTCTTTACACGCACTACGGCCCTAACCCCGCGTCGCAGGATAATAATGGCTGGGGGCAATGGACCCGCGCCGACCACGACACGATCGGAATGGATCGCACCGTTAAGAATGGCACAGGGAATGCAGGCCAGTATCCAGCCGAAATTGCACAGGTGTACGAGGACCTCGACAGCACGCCGGATGACCTGCTGCTTTGGTTCCACCACGTTCCGTATACCCACCGTCTCCACTCCGGGAAAACCGTCATCCAACACTTTTACGACGCACACTATGACGGTGCAGAGACAGCACATCGCTTTCTATCCCAGTGGGAATCTCTCAAAGGTCGTATTGACCAGCAACGCTACAATGAAGTACTGTCTCGCTTAGTCTACCAGGCTGGGCACTCTCTTGTATGGAGGGACGCCATCAACAACTTTTACTGGAACATGTCGGGAATCTCAGATGAAAAGAACCGAGTGGGCCATCATCCATGGCGGGTGGAAGCGGAGTCTATGACCTTGGACGGCTATGAGCCGTACACCGTGAGTCCTTTTGAGACCGCGTCTAATTATAAAGCGGTGGTTACAACCTCAAATTCCACCACTGGCACAGCTCAGACGAAACTTCAATTTCCTTCGGGCACCTATGACCTCGGTGTCAACTACTATGACATGTATGGTGGGAAATCCGAGTGGACAGTTTATGTTAATGACCGCGTTGTGGGACAATGGGAGGGGAACAGCGAGAACACTCTGGGGCATACACCTTCCATCTATATTGACGGCCATTCCGCTACCCGGATCACGTTCCGGGGCGTGGAAATTGAGAACGGTGACCAGTTGAAAATTGTCGGCGTGCCCGACGGCGTTGAACCTGCTCCTTTGGACTACGTGGTTCTACTTCCACCAGATGTAGTGGACTAG
- a CDS encoding putative lactonohydrolase: MMYSGALSLTLATTVANAAAVIPRATATSLTTPSAVAVLNDPIARPCMAPGVVCLKQHAANLPYPFHRAAPDGRNIPTYGDTEVPADASWKHISTADFIVFDESRAADVLGDSPSVDFVLSVDANHIHEGPVFVPTQNRIYFSELSTNLPQFAIDLNQDPPSLSHFTADPPIYIPNGGFYHNNTVYFSVAGSNTSIPGLGEQRPGIVTLDPATNKSTTLLNNYYGLTFTDCDDLIVDPATGFIWFTAPYYSWWLELADIPPQTKSGTYRFDPTTGSTVIVNDEMFSPNGIALSPDRRHIYISDSAASGLSAPISSDVPSPGGAGILYNVTGTRAIYKFDLVDDGRAIINKRSIYYDAIGSVPDGLKVARNGYVVTATGNGLSVMDEYGDMIVRVQTNFTVNNFVWTNANEYREVWMVGMGGIARLKWGLQGQEAV, translated from the coding sequence ATGATGTATTCTGGTGCTTTATCTCTAACATTGGCCACCACTGTGGCTAATGCTGCTGCGGTTATTCCCCGTGCAACGGCGACATCCTTAACCACACCGTCCGCAGTTGCAGTTCTGAATGACCCCATAGCCCGCCCTTGCATGGCACCTGGTGTCGTCTGTCTGAAACAACATGCCGCTAATCTCCCATATCCCTTCCACCGCGCTGCTCCTGACGGCAGAAACATCCCCACCTATGGAGACACCGAAGTCCCCGCAGATGCCTCCTGGAAACACATATCAACGGCAGATTTCATCGTCTTTGACGAGTCCCGTGCAGCAGATGTCCTGGGAGACTCACCCAGCGTGGATTTTGTCCTCTCCGTGGACGCTAACCACATTCACGAGGGGCCCGTTTTCGTCCCAACCCAGAACCGAATCTACTTCTCGGAGCTCTCAACAAACCTCCCACAATTTGCCATCGACCTCAATCAAGatcctccctctctttcacACTTCACCGCTGATCCACCCATCTACATCCCCAACGGAGGTTTCTATCACAACAACACAGTCTACTTCTCCGTGGCAGGAAGCAATACCTCAATCCCCGGCCTAGGCGAACAACGACCCGGCATCGTCACCTTAGATCCAGCAACCAACAAATCTACAACACTCTTGAATAACTACTACGGTTTAACCTTCACCGACTGCGATGACCTCATTGTCGATCCTGCAACAGGCTTCATCTGGTTCACAGCCCCTTATTACTCCTGGTGGTTGGAACTCGCCGATATACCCCCACAGACCAAGTCCGGAACATACCGATTCGACCCTACAACAGGCTCAACAGTCATCGTCAATGACGAGATGTTCTCCCCAAACGGAATAGCACTCAGTCCCGACCGTCGACACATCTACATCAGCGATTCAGCAGCCTCAGGTCTCTCGGCGCCGATCTCCTCCGACGTACCCAGCCCCGGCGGAGCAGGGATCTTATACAATGTTACGGGTACACGCGCAATTTATAAATTCGATCTCGTTGATGATGGTCGCGCTATCATCAATAAGAGGTCTATATACTATGATGCCATTGGTTCTGTTCCGGATGGACTCAAGGTTGCCCGCAATGGGTACGTTGTTACTGCGACTGGGAACGGATTAAGTGTGATGGATGAATATGGGGATATGATTGTGCGCGTGCAGACGAATTTCACGGTTAATAACTTTGTCTGGACGAATGCTAATGAGTATCGGGAGGTGTGGATGGTTGGGATGGGTGGTATTGCTCGTTTGAAGTGGGGATTGCAGGGTCAGGAGGCTGTTTGA
- a CDS encoding glycoside hydrolase superfamily gives MRIDCTVASLTALASGCQALSTRPYVPRGHSLSRRDDSAPIYRDASYCIDERVDDLLARMTIEEKAGQLFHTRLMDGPLDDEGSGNNAHNSTSNMIGEKHMTHFNLASDITNATETAEFINRIQELALQTRLGIPVTVSTDPRHSFTENVGTGFKAGVFSQWPESIGLAALRDPYVVRKFAEVAKEEYIAVGIRAALHPQVDLSTEPRWARISNTWGENSTLTSELLVEYIKGFQGDKLGPQSVKTVTKHFPGGGPVENGEDSHFAYGKNQTYPGNNLEEHLKPFKAAIAAGATEIMPYYSRPIGTEYEPVAFSFNKRIVTELLRNELGFEGIVLTDWGLITDGYIAGQYMPARAWGVENLTELERAARILDAGCDQFGGEERPELIVQLVQEGTVSEDRIDVSVRRLLREKFVLGLFDNPFVDPESAGRVVGNDYFVRLGREAQRRSYTLLSNNEDIVPLKKIEQSTKFYIEGFNASFIESWNYTVVDSPEEADYALLRYNAPYEPRPGGFEANMHAGSLAFNDTEKARQAKIYSTVPTIVDIVMDRPAVIPEIIEQAKAVFASYGSDSNAFLDVVFGVSAPEGKLPFDLPSSMEAVEAQMEDVPFDTRNPVFKFGHGLSYANPCASSSSKCS, from the coding sequence ATGCGGATTGACTGTACTGTAGCGAGCCTGACAGCCCTTGCTTCAGGGTGTCAAGCCCTAAGCACCAGACCCTACGTGCCTAGAGGTCATTCCCTGTCGCGACGCGATGACAGCGCTCCGATCTACAGAGATGCCTCGTATTGCATCGACGAGCGTGTCGATGATCTCCTAGCCCGCATGACAATCGAGGAAAAAGCCGGCCAACTCTTCCACACCAGACTAATGGACGGCCCCCTCGACGACGAAGGGAGCGGTAACAACGCCCACAACAGCACCAGCAACATGATCGGCGAAAAGCACATGACGCACTTCAACCTCGCCAGCGATATCACAAACGCCACGGAGACGGCTGAATTCATCAATCGCATACAAGAGCTAGCATTACAGACCCGACTGGGAATTCCGGTCACTGTGTCGACTGATCCTCGTCATTCCTTCACGGAAAACGTAGGCACCGGGTTCAAGGCAGGAGTATTCTCCCAATGGCCGGAATCAATTGGCCTGGCTGCACTTCGAGACCCTTATGTCGTGAGAAAGTTCGCCGAGGTCGCAAAGGAAGAGTATATTGCGGTTGGTATTCGCGCGGCATTGCACCCTCAGGTCGATCTCTCCACCGAGCCACGATGGGCTCGTATTAGTAACACCTGGGGTGAAAACAGCACTCTTACTAGTGAGCTCCTCGTCGAGTATATCAAGGGTTTCCAAGGCGATAAACTCGGTCCTCAGTCCGTGAAAACGGTTACCAAGCACTTCCCTGGAGGTGGCCCCGTTGAGAACGGCGAAGACTCCCACTTTGCGTACGGAAAGAACCAAACATACCCGGGCAATAATCTGGAGGAGCACCTGAAGCCCTTCAAAGCGGCCATCGCTGCCGGTGCAACGGAGATCATGCCGTACTATTCCCGGCCCATTGGCACTGAGTACGAGCCAGTCGCTTTCTCATTTAACAAGAGAATCGTGACTGAGTTACTGCGCAATGAGCTCGGTTTTGAGGGTATTGTCTTGACGGACTGGGGTCTCATTACAGATGGGTATATCGCGGGCCAGTATATGCCTGCCCGAGCTTGGGGTGTTGAGAATCTCACTGAGCTTGAGAGAGCGGCAAGAATCCTTGACGCCGGCTGTGACCAGTTTGGAGGTGAGGAGCGACCAGAACTGATTGTTCAACTTGTCCAAGAAGGGACTGTATCAGAGGATCGGATCGATGTCTCCGTTCGCCGGCTCCTGAGAGAAAAGTTCGTTCTTGGCTTATTTGACAATCCTTTCGTTGACCCTGAGTCTGCTGGCCGAGTTGTCGGAAATGATTACTTCGTTCGTCTGGGTAGAGAGGCGCAGCGGAGGTCGTATACTCTCCTTAGCAACAACGAGGACATTGTCCccttgaagaagattgaacAGAGTACCAAGTTCTATATCGAAGGCTTCAACGCTTCTTTCATCGAATCGTGGAACTACACCGTCGTCGATAGCCCCGAAGAAGCAGACTATGCTCTTCTGCGGTACAACGCACCTTACGAGCCTCGTCCAGGAGGCTTTGAGGCAAACATGCATGCCGGCTCACTCGCATTCAACGATACTGAGAAAGCCCGCCAAGCTAAGATATACTCAACCGTACCGACGATCGTGGATATTGTCATGGATCGTCCTGCAGTTATTCCTGAGATTATTGAGCAGGCCAAAGCTGTCTTCGCTAGTTACGGCAGCGATAGCAATGCTTTCTTGGATGTGGTCTTTGGTGTCAGCGCGCCTGAGGGAAAGCTGCCATTTGATTTGCCCAGTTCTATGGAGGCTGTCGAAGCGCAGATGGAAGATGTGCCGTTTGATACGAGGAATCCGGTGTTTAAGTTTGGACATGGGTTAAGCTATGCTAATCCTTGTGCgagtagcagcagcaagtGCTCCTAA